The proteins below are encoded in one region of Maribacter aestuarii:
- a CDS encoding metallophosphoesterase — MTNPLKENNNGKTYIYLILFLLGSIILFHSCATFKEHQGIPQLSPDDTGEVVYSFYIAGGFGNNSEAPNINLLNKFKEELENAPEASTLLFTGDNISNLDVPWEVDSLLIEEQLLLSKNFAGNTIFLPGNNEWKSYELDKMERVEDYLKELNLENTDVFPENGCPIEHKVINESLDLILVDSKWFVSNWSRLEGINKKCSDINTRRRFMEELEGYINDGQGKNIVIAMHHPIFSNGVHTGTDTFRGHMTPLPIYGTLKNSVMDLAGFDPEHLNSRRYRYLRIAVSALAQANDRITVVSGHEESLQLLSGGGVHQIISGSFGSKNATKLGKNIISAIGGTMEYEGEYAYGERGFAKLDYFKDGSSKVTFFMEDDLTTTKSFKVLEPVNEAEIRSDFSVTNESDKTTEILDDSKAYDKTGFYKFLWGKGIDPIMVCR, encoded by the coding sequence ATGACTAATCCACTTAAGGAAAATAATAATGGAAAGACCTACATTTATCTTATCCTCTTTTTATTAGGATCAATAATTCTTTTTCATTCTTGCGCCACCTTCAAGGAACATCAAGGTATACCCCAGTTAAGTCCGGATGATACAGGCGAGGTCGTTTATAGTTTCTACATTGCAGGTGGATTTGGCAACAATTCGGAAGCGCCCAATATAAATCTGCTAAATAAGTTCAAAGAAGAACTGGAGAATGCACCTGAGGCAAGTACGCTTTTGTTTACTGGTGACAACATCTCAAATTTGGATGTTCCTTGGGAAGTAGACAGCTTATTGATAGAGGAACAGCTGCTATTATCTAAGAATTTTGCTGGAAATACCATCTTCCTACCCGGAAATAACGAGTGGAAAAGTTATGAGCTGGATAAGATGGAGCGCGTTGAAGATTATTTAAAGGAACTAAATCTTGAAAACACGGATGTTTTTCCAGAAAACGGATGTCCCATTGAACATAAGGTAATAAATGAATCATTAGATTTAATCTTGGTGGATTCCAAATGGTTCGTATCCAATTGGTCTCGTTTGGAAGGCATCAACAAAAAATGCTCTGACATAAATACCAGAAGAAGATTCATGGAAGAATTGGAAGGCTATATAAATGACGGTCAAGGAAAAAATATAGTAATCGCCATGCATCATCCCATTTTCAGTAATGGTGTACATACCGGTACGGATACCTTTAGGGGGCATATGACACCATTACCAATTTATGGTACCTTAAAGAACTCCGTAATGGATTTGGCAGGTTTTGACCCAGAACATTTAAATTCCAGAAGGTATAGGTATCTAAGGATTGCTGTGAGTGCATTAGCTCAAGCCAATGATAGGATAACCGTAGTTTCCGGACATGAAGAAAGTTTACAATTGTTATCAGGGGGAGGTGTACATCAGATTATTAGTGGTTCATTTGGTTCTAAGAATGCCACCAAACTGGGAAAAAATATTATTTCCGCAATAGGTGGTACCATGGAATATGAAGGCGAGTATGCCTACGGCGAAAGAGGTTTTGCCAAACTGGATTATTTTAAGGATGGAAGTTCCAAGGTTACTTTTTTCATGGAGGACGACCTTACTACGACAAAATCCTTTAAGGTTTTGGAACCTGTGAATGAGGCTGAAATCAGGTCTGATTTTTCCGTTACTAACGAATCCGACAAAACCACTGAAATTCTTGATGATTCAAAAGCCTATGATAAAACCGGGTTTTACAAATTTCTGTGGGGGAAAGGTATCGATCCTATTATGGTATGCCGGTAA
- a CDS encoding NAD-dependent succinate-semialdehyde dehydrogenase, whose protein sequence is MAKINSVNPYNNQVLDTYEKDDKKSIDDKLKNMQAIEDEWSLKDIKERTKLLSKVSKLLIERSSQYAKLITEEMGKPISQSIAEIEKCAWACDFYVKNADDFLADEIISTDADESFISYDPLGCVLAIMPWNYPFWQVIRFAAPTLTAGNTGLLKHAENVPGCAMALQQLFEDAGYPKGCFQTILAGHEEIEELIENSAIKAITLTGSEKAGRAVAKMGGENLKKTVLELGGNNSCIVLDDADLDAYIDTMVKARMQNTGQSCIAAKRFIVCPEIYDEFLDKFKEKVEALTIGDPLDEETYIGVLARKDLAETLKDQITASIKKGAKVQMGNSSKKAYFAPTILVDVVPGMPVFDEETFGPVAAIIKAKNKMHALELAASSNYGLGTMLFTEDTDWAKRMISHIPDGAFFINEMVKSDPRLPFGGTKASGYGRELSREGILEFVNKKTVYIKRK, encoded by the coding sequence ATGGCAAAAATAAATTCTGTAAATCCTTACAATAATCAAGTGTTGGATACCTACGAAAAGGATGATAAAAAATCAATTGATGATAAATTGAAAAATATGCAGGCCATTGAGGACGAATGGTCTTTAAAGGATATTAAAGAGCGAACAAAATTACTTTCTAAAGTCTCAAAATTACTTATAGAACGTTCATCACAATACGCTAAATTAATCACCGAAGAAATGGGCAAACCAATTTCCCAGAGTATTGCGGAAATTGAAAAATGCGCTTGGGCATGTGATTTTTATGTAAAAAATGCAGATGATTTTTTGGCGGATGAAATTATTAGCACTGATGCCGATGAGAGTTTTATAAGCTACGACCCTTTAGGTTGTGTACTGGCTATCATGCCTTGGAATTATCCATTTTGGCAAGTTATTAGATTTGCTGCTCCTACCTTAACTGCTGGGAACACGGGGTTATTGAAACATGCAGAAAATGTGCCGGGTTGTGCCATGGCTTTACAGCAACTTTTTGAGGATGCGGGCTATCCAAAGGGATGTTTCCAAACTATTTTAGCGGGACATGAGGAGATAGAGGAATTAATAGAAAATAGTGCGATTAAAGCCATTACATTAACGGGTAGCGAGAAAGCGGGTCGTGCCGTAGCCAAAATGGGTGGTGAAAATCTTAAGAAAACGGTTCTGGAATTAGGGGGGAACAATTCGTGTATTGTACTTGATGATGCCGATTTAGATGCCTATATAGATACTATGGTAAAGGCCAGGATGCAAAACACGGGGCAAAGCTGTATTGCAGCAAAACGTTTCATAGTTTGTCCGGAAATATATGATGAGTTCTTGGATAAATTCAAAGAAAAAGTAGAAGCGTTAACGATTGGAGATCCCTTAGATGAGGAAACCTACATTGGAGTTTTGGCAAGAAAGGATTTGGCAGAAACGCTTAAAGATCAGATTACAGCATCAATTAAAAAGGGAGCTAAGGTTCAAATGGGAAACAGTAGTAAGAAAGCCTATTTTGCGCCAACCATTCTTGTCGATGTTGTTCCTGGAATGCCCGTTTTCGACGAGGAAACTTTTGGTCCGGTGGCGGCCATTATCAAAGCGAAGAATAAAATGCACGCACTAGAATTGGCCGCTAGTTCTAACTACGGTTTGGGAACAATGCTCTTTACTGAGGATACGGACTGGGCCAAAAGAATGATATCTCATATCCCCGATGGCGCTTTTTTCATCAACGAAATGGTAAAGTCAGATCCCAGATTGCCTTTTGGCGGCACTAAGGCATCAGGATATGGAAGAGAACTTTCAAGAGAAGGCATTTTGGAATTTGTAAATAAAAAAACAGTTTATATTAAACGTAAATAA
- a CDS encoding YtxH domain-containing protein, with protein sequence MSDNSNTLLAVIVGSAIGAALGVLYAPDKGENTRRRIAEKATEAKDSLAENAIDLKDRVVNTVATEKQSLDTRVESLVSDVSYKAEDVISTLERKLSELKAKNKKLQKTS encoded by the coding sequence ATGAGCGATAATAGCAACACACTTTTAGCAGTTATAGTAGGTTCGGCAATTGGTGCCGCCTTAGGTGTCCTTTATGCACCGGACAAGGGAGAAAATACAAGAAGAAGGATAGCTGAAAAGGCTACGGAGGCAAAAGATTCGTTGGCAGAGAATGCAATAGACCTTAAAGATAGGGTTGTAAATACGGTAGCAACTGAAAAGCAGAGTTTAGACACACGGGTAGAATCCCTAGTCTCTGATGTTAGTTATAAGGCAGAAGACGTCATTTCTACGCTAGAAAGAAAATTGAGCGAATTGAAAGCGAAAAATAAAAAGTTGCAAAAAACTTCGTAA
- a CDS encoding helix-turn-helix transcriptional regulator, with product MIQITRKKFLNKRINGVEALNKKLYEVFMDTDHDKTFAYYGSYNLKLANKIGMLRKVRHKNGMIRIMQIEGLVYEILAMHIGQHEKDSKGSLQQTTLLRRELKIVREVANKIAKNISYDYTLEKLSKESGLSQSKLQEGFKLLYTRTVTEYIRNVRLEAARDYISTTDMNISQIVYTIGFSSRSYFSKIFKNKFGISPSQFQNHVKLNLELETI from the coding sequence GTGATACAGATAACCAGAAAAAAATTCCTTAATAAGAGAATAAACGGTGTAGAGGCTCTAAACAAAAAACTATACGAAGTTTTTATGGATACCGATCATGATAAGACTTTTGCTTATTATGGTTCTTACAACCTAAAACTGGCCAATAAAATAGGAATGTTGCGAAAGGTTCGGCATAAGAACGGAATGATTCGGATTATGCAAATCGAGGGTTTGGTATATGAAATATTGGCAATGCATATTGGCCAACATGAAAAAGACAGTAAAGGCAGTCTTCAACAAACGACTTTGTTACGCAGGGAGTTAAAAATTGTAAGGGAAGTTGCTAATAAAATTGCTAAGAATATTTCTTATGATTACACGCTTGAAAAGCTATCTAAGGAGTCCGGCCTATCGCAATCAAAGCTTCAAGAAGGTTTTAAATTGTTGTATACAAGAACGGTAACAGAATATATTAGAAATGTTCGGCTTGAAGCGGCTCGAGATTATATAAGCACCACGGACATGAATATTTCCCAAATCGTTTATACAATCGGATTTAGTAGTAGAAGCTATTTTTCAAAAATTTTCAAAAATAAATTTGGGATAAGTCCCAGTCAGTTCCAAAATCATGTAAAACTGAATTTGGAACTGGAGACTATATAA
- a CDS encoding Dps family protein, with protein MSYLDIETKKISPIVEELNTLLADYHVYYQNLRGFHWNVLGKNFFDLHEKFEELYTDARIKIDEIAERILTLRHHPKSRFSEYFKISALKEVDPLISDKQMVDHILTNHEKILKQMGKVVKKAEDAGDEGTIDLMGGYIAELEKVSWMLDAWTKDTRDQL; from the coding sequence ATGAGCTATTTAGATATTGAAACAAAAAAAATAAGTCCCATTGTAGAGGAGTTAAATACCCTACTAGCGGATTATCATGTGTATTACCAAAATTTAAGAGGATTTCATTGGAATGTATTGGGTAAAAACTTCTTTGATCTGCATGAAAAATTCGAGGAGCTATACACGGATGCCAGGATTAAAATAGATGAAATCGCCGAACGTATTCTTACTTTAAGACATCATCCAAAAAGCAGATTTTCAGAGTATTTCAAAATATCGGCTTTAAAAGAGGTCGACCCATTAATCTCTGACAAACAAATGGTGGACCACATCTTAACAAACCATGAGAAAATATTAAAGCAGATGGGAAAAGTGGTAAAGAAGGCTGAAGATGCAGGCGATGAAGGAACTATTGACTTAATGGGCGGATATATAGCTGAATTGGAAAAAGTAAGTTGGATGTTGGATGCTTGGACGAAAGATACTCGAGATCAATTATAG
- a CDS encoding DUF2652 domain-containing protein — translation MMKTSPTLICIPDISGFTEFMSETDFELTSKVIPSLLNNIIYSNEIGLKVSEIEGDAVLFYKTGEMPTLTKLVDQCAYFYTEFYKQLNLLREKNRNEEDAGNIPEFLGLKIVLHFGKEVGLTKVGNRIKLFGEDLIIAHRLLKNKIPINEYLLLSEGLTNHYKNHQLGQEFDWGKLKEDFTEYNHVGKVKYHYIDLKPLLEK, via the coding sequence ATGATGAAAACTTCTCCAACACTTATTTGCATACCCGACATAAGCGGATTTACCGAGTTTATGAGCGAAACGGATTTTGAACTAACCTCCAAGGTCATTCCCTCTTTATTGAATAATATTATTTATTCCAATGAGATAGGTTTAAAGGTGTCGGAAATAGAAGGTGATGCCGTATTATTCTACAAAACAGGCGAAATGCCTACCTTAACAAAACTTGTTGACCAGTGCGCATATTTTTACACAGAATTCTATAAACAATTGAACTTATTGAGGGAAAAAAATAGAAATGAAGAGGATGCTGGGAACATTCCAGAATTTTTGGGACTTAAGATAGTTCTTCATTTTGGGAAAGAGGTAGGGTTGACCAAGGTAGGGAATCGCATAAAGTTATTTGGAGAGGATCTCATAATTGCCCACCGTCTATTGAAAAATAAGATTCCCATAAACGAATACCTTTTGCTTTCTGAAGGATTAACTAATCATTATAAAAACCATCAATTGGGCCAAGAATTTGATTGGGGAAAACTAAAAGAAGATTTTACGGAATATAACCATGTTGGCAAAGTAAAATACCACTACATAGATTTGAAACCCTTATTGGAGAAATAA
- a CDS encoding flavodoxin family protein — MEQKNDFSGLKAVYINCTLKDSSQKSHTEGLMKVSIKILEAEKVRVDYMRLSDMTIPVGLLPDMTEAGALKDDWPEIFEKIMDADILVIGTPIWLGEKSSIATKLIERLYGMSGRTNDKGQYIYYGKVGGCVITGNEDGIKHCAMGILYALQHLGFSIPPQADCGWIGEAGPGPSYLDEESGGKNNEFTNRNTTFMTYNMLHLAKMLKENGGYPKYGNSREEWDDGTRWNFENPEYR, encoded by the coding sequence ATGGAACAAAAAAATGATTTTTCCGGTTTAAAAGCTGTATATATTAATTGTACGCTTAAGGATTCCTCCCAAAAAAGTCATACAGAAGGACTGATGAAAGTGTCCATTAAGATTCTAGAGGCAGAAAAGGTTCGTGTAGACTATATGCGCTTGTCCGATATGACCATACCTGTCGGACTGCTGCCAGATATGACCGAAGCAGGTGCTCTTAAAGACGATTGGCCAGAAATATTCGAGAAAATTATGGATGCGGATATTCTGGTGATAGGAACACCGATTTGGCTGGGGGAAAAATCCTCCATAGCTACCAAGCTCATTGAACGGTTGTACGGTATGAGCGGCAGGACTAATGACAAAGGACAATATATTTATTACGGTAAAGTAGGAGGTTGTGTCATTACAGGTAATGAAGATGGTATAAAGCATTGCGCTATGGGCATTTTATATGCCTTGCAACATTTAGGCTTTAGCATACCGCCGCAAGCGGATTGTGGCTGGATAGGTGAGGCGGGTCCCGGCCCAAGTTATCTAGATGAAGAATCCGGTGGAAAGAATAATGAATTCACCAATAGGAATACCACCTTTATGACCTACAACATGTTGCATTTGGCAAAAATGTTGAAGGAGAACGGTGGTTATCCAAAATATGGTAATTCTAGGGAGGAATGGGATGATGGGACTCGATGGAATTTTGAAAATCCGGAATACAGGTAA
- a CDS encoding DNA topoisomerase IB has translation MKNITFNYMPIKDIDLVDFTQKLISEPEEVISNFNLVYVSREKLSIARIKDDKGFLYLYHDKPLRNKKELKRIDELVIPPAWEKVKIAPKSNAHLQAIGFDLKKRRQYRYHPIWLKIRNRTKFYKMNAFGESLSAIRKRTEEDLNLEGWPKNKVLALIIKLMEETHIRVGNEQYAKRNKTYGLSTLRTKHLKGDDKKLRFEFTGKRGKKHKITLKNKKLVRLVNQCEEIPGWELFQFFDTDGKKTSVDSGMVNSYLHDISGQLFTAKDFRTWAGTLIFFEALMEFPKTNDEKVVEKNILKAFDETARELGNTRNVCRKYYVHPYVIKSYKDKSIYPFFDEIDNVEKAPHYSPTELVLLKLIKQFKPLENI, from the coding sequence GTGAAAAATATTACTTTCAATTATATGCCAATTAAAGATATTGACTTAGTAGATTTTACTCAAAAGCTCATATCCGAGCCGGAAGAAGTTATATCTAATTTTAACCTAGTATATGTTTCCAGGGAGAAGTTAAGTATTGCAAGAATCAAGGATGATAAGGGGTTCTTGTACCTGTACCACGACAAACCGTTGCGCAACAAGAAGGAACTTAAGCGAATAGATGAATTGGTCATTCCCCCAGCTTGGGAAAAGGTGAAGATAGCCCCAAAGTCCAATGCACATTTACAAGCTATAGGTTTTGACCTTAAAAAAAGAAGACAATACAGGTATCATCCTATCTGGCTCAAAATTAGGAATAGGACTAAGTTTTACAAAATGAATGCCTTTGGTGAGTCGCTTTCCGCTATACGAAAGCGAACGGAAGAAGACCTTAATCTTGAGGGCTGGCCAAAGAACAAAGTCCTTGCACTTATCATAAAATTGATGGAAGAAACTCATATCAGGGTAGGCAATGAGCAGTACGCCAAGAGAAATAAAACTTATGGTCTGTCTACTTTAAGGACAAAACACTTAAAAGGCGATGACAAAAAACTTCGTTTTGAATTTACCGGAAAAAGAGGAAAAAAACATAAGATAACGCTCAAGAACAAAAAATTAGTTCGGCTGGTGAACCAATGCGAAGAAATCCCAGGGTGGGAACTGTTTCAATTCTTTGATACGGATGGTAAAAAAACTTCTGTAGATAGTGGGATGGTTAATTCTTATCTTCACGATATCAGTGGCCAACTTTTTACCGCCAAGGACTTTAGAACCTGGGCTGGCACCCTAATATTCTTTGAAGCGCTAATGGAGTTTCCTAAAACCAACGATGAAAAAGTTGTTGAAAAGAATATATTAAAGGCATTTGACGAAACCGCTCGAGAACTAGGGAATACTAGAAATGTCTGCCGCAAGTATTATGTACATCCCTATGTGATTAAAAGCTATAAGGATAAATCTATTTATCCTTTTTTTGATGAAATAGATAATGTAGAAAAAGCTCCCCACTACTCACCTACCGAATTAGTTTTGTTAAAACTTATAAAACAGTTTAAACCCTTAGAGAATATTTAG
- a CDS encoding mechanosensitive ion channel family protein, producing the protein MKDKFSDAWSAMVEKLDSWFNALVINLPNILIAIFVFLLALMASKYVSRGVSKLLDKTKLQASMKSLLSRLTSFVVVLLGLFLVLGILNLSKALNTVLAGAGVMGLAVGLALQGALANTYSGIVLSYIKHIKFGDWIESNGFEGEVVDLDLRSVTLKQPDNNLVFIPNKLVVENPIKNYSTTAQSRVILKCGVGYSSDLEFVRNLVKKSIMERFDAVETKEDIIFLYQEFGDSSINFEVRFWINSTSALEVARAKTDAMICIKQAFDENEINIPFPIRTLNFPEELDVSLKEKKDK; encoded by the coding sequence ATGAAAGATAAATTCTCGGATGCTTGGTCCGCAATGGTAGAGAAATTAGATAGCTGGTTCAATGCCCTTGTCATTAACCTACCAAACATTTTAATCGCGATTTTTGTTTTCCTTCTCGCCTTAATGGCTTCGAAGTATGTAAGTAGAGGAGTATCCAAATTGTTGGATAAAACAAAGTTACAAGCTTCCATGAAGAGCCTTTTGTCAAGACTCACCTCTTTTGTCGTAGTACTTTTAGGTCTCTTTTTGGTCTTGGGAATCCTTAATTTAAGTAAGGCTCTTAATACTGTTCTGGCAGGTGCGGGCGTCATGGGATTGGCCGTTGGTCTTGCACTACAAGGTGCCTTGGCAAACACGTACTCTGGTATCGTCCTCTCCTATATTAAACATATTAAGTTTGGCGACTGGATAGAAAGTAACGGTTTTGAGGGAGAAGTTGTGGACTTAGATCTGCGGTCGGTTACCTTAAAACAACCAGACAACAATTTGGTATTCATCCCTAACAAACTTGTAGTGGAGAATCCCATTAAGAACTATTCCACTACTGCGCAATCTCGAGTTATATTAAAATGTGGTGTCGGTTATTCTTCAGATCTTGAATTTGTAAGAAATTTGGTAAAGAAGTCGATTATGGAAAGGTTTGATGCAGTAGAAACGAAAGAGGACATCATATTTCTGTATCAAGAATTTGGCGATAGCTCCATAAACTTTGAGGTTCGCTTCTGGATTAATTCTACCTCTGCACTGGAAGTTGCTCGAGCAAAAACAGACGCAATGATTTGTATTAAACAGGCGTTTGACGAAAATGAAATAAATATTCCGTTCCCTATTAGAACCTTAAATTTTCCAGAAGAACTAGATGTAAGTTTGAAAGAAAAAAAAGATAAGTAA
- a CDS encoding DUF2945 domain-containing protein, giving the protein MIRTGSKVKWNWGNGSATGTVEETYTSKITKTIKGTKVTRNGEEGDKALYIKQDDGDYVLKSESEVEKVD; this is encoded by the coding sequence ATGATAAGAACAGGAAGCAAAGTAAAATGGAATTGGGGTAATGGTTCGGCCACAGGCACGGTTGAAGAAACCTACACCTCAAAAATTACCAAAACCATTAAAGGCACCAAGGTTACCCGTAACGGTGAAGAGGGGGATAAGGCCCTATACATCAAACAGGATGATGGTGATTACGTGTTAAAAAGTGAAAGCGAAGTCGAAAAGGTTGACTAG
- a CDS encoding ferritin-like domain-containing protein, whose amino-acid sequence MSTYTEEVGEKLNDLLEKTYDAEKGFKKAGENTDNPGLKSYFDGKAQQRYDFGHALKSEIKSFGQEVDKGDSLTGKAHRAWMDVKALFSSDDDEAMLEEAIRGEKAAVEEYEDVLKEISLPSSTSTLLKSQKQAIESGLSTIKSLEDLS is encoded by the coding sequence ATGAGCACATACACAGAAGAAGTTGGAGAAAAACTAAATGACCTTTTAGAGAAAACCTACGATGCGGAAAAAGGTTTTAAAAAGGCTGGCGAAAATACAGACAACCCTGGACTTAAATCCTATTTTGATGGGAAAGCTCAGCAACGTTACGATTTTGGCCACGCTCTTAAAAGTGAGATAAAATCCTTTGGACAGGAAGTTGATAAAGGAGATAGCCTTACCGGTAAAGCACATAGGGCATGGATGGATGTAAAGGCGTTATTTTCATCAGATGACGATGAAGCCATGTTGGAAGAAGCCATTCGTGGTGAAAAGGCTGCGGTTGAGGAATACGAGGATGTTCTAAAAGAAATTTCATTGCCAAGCAGCACCTCCACCTTGTTGAAAAGTCAAAAACAAGCTATTGAAAGTGGTTTATCCACCATTAAATCCTTAGAAGATTTAAGCTAG
- a CDS encoding helix-turn-helix domain-containing protein has translation METRRKYAYEELLHLRTGLDGQVVSKNDLQFLELEKSFGSGQINCVYLDHGLMAMEWDITLKEDCNLFPNWTDKNVVYLMYCLKGNCFHKFHGCEEVNKLMELQTAVMFNDADNRSKFIIKKDDRLILNCIRIDLNKYAKEGKAPLETSSEGIITLLNSYNRKLGNFHSGKFNLEIGELIKMLENAKFANSVSSLIYFQGVCHMILAKQLEQFKIDLENGEEPATTLLKRELEIVSEVADFIKNYPEVQHSIKSISSKSGLSASKLQSGFKFMHNVTLGEYIRLIRLEKAEHLLRTTDLNISEVVYSIGFTSRSYFCKIFKKKYTCSPKTYKKRAQVQVPETV, from the coding sequence ATGGAGACACGAAGAAAATACGCTTACGAAGAGTTGCTTCATTTAAGAACTGGCTTAGACGGCCAGGTAGTAAGCAAAAATGACTTACAGTTTTTGGAGCTTGAAAAATCATTTGGCTCAGGTCAAATCAACTGCGTTTATCTAGACCATGGCCTCATGGCAATGGAATGGGATATTACACTAAAGGAAGATTGTAATTTATTTCCAAATTGGACGGACAAGAACGTCGTATACTTGATGTACTGTTTAAAGGGAAATTGCTTCCATAAGTTTCACGGTTGTGAGGAAGTAAATAAATTGATGGAGTTACAGACAGCGGTTATGTTCAATGATGCGGATAATAGAAGCAAGTTCATTATCAAAAAGGACGATAGACTAATTTTAAACTGCATTCGTATCGATTTAAATAAGTACGCTAAAGAAGGAAAAGCACCATTGGAAACCTCTAGCGAGGGTATAATAACGTTGTTGAATTCCTACAATAGAAAATTAGGAAATTTTCATTCAGGAAAGTTTAATCTAGAAATTGGGGAGCTTATAAAAATGTTGGAAAATGCCAAATTTGCGAACTCGGTATCTTCCTTGATTTATTTTCAAGGGGTATGTCACATGATATTGGCAAAGCAGCTGGAGCAGTTTAAAATAGATTTGGAAAATGGAGAAGAACCGGCGACCACCCTTTTAAAAAGAGAATTGGAAATTGTAAGCGAGGTTGCAGATTTTATTAAGAATTATCCCGAGGTTCAACACAGCATAAAGAGCATATCGTCAAAATCCGGTTTGTCCGCATCTAAGTTGCAGTCGGGTTTTAAGTTTATGCATAACGTTACTTTAGGTGAATACATAAGACTAATAAGACTGGAAAAGGCTGAACATCTTCTAAGAACCACTGATCTTAACATCTCTGAAGTGGTATATTCCATAGGCTTTACAAGTAGAAGTTATTTCTGCAAAATTTTCAAGAAGAAATATACTTGCAGTCCCAAGACCTATAAAAAAAGAGCTCAAGTGCAAGTCCCCGAAACCGTATAA
- a CDS encoding SOS response-associated peptidase, whose protein sequence is MYFRISNTADKNLLEAWSNASLKYPNLYKPQIIINGLNEVTIPIITMEEKEKISLAIWGLLPEEYNEDWTLFQNTLNTLNLNVEHMDSSIWYTEAYKQRRCLIPVTGFYTSYLRNGEMYPYYVGLKSGKPFYLAGIYNKLEDGFITCSVLVGKASRFIEKIQNLTDCMPLLISSTERSDWLSEETSLNRLKELLNSDEDDLFHAHPIAKEFFNNDISYDSMLLPYEYVKSNFK, encoded by the coding sequence ATGTATTTTAGAATATCTAATACAGCGGACAAGAACTTACTAGAAGCATGGAGTAATGCCTCTTTAAAATATCCAAATCTTTACAAACCTCAAATCATCATTAATGGTTTGAACGAGGTTACCATACCCATTATTACAATGGAGGAAAAAGAAAAAATTTCTTTGGCCATATGGGGCCTGCTACCCGAAGAATATAATGAAGATTGGACTCTTTTTCAAAATACCTTAAATACGCTAAATCTTAACGTGGAGCATATGGACTCCAGTATATGGTATACCGAAGCTTATAAACAGCGTCGTTGCCTAATACCTGTTACAGGTTTCTACACATCCTATTTGCGTAATGGGGAAATGTACCCGTACTACGTGGGACTCAAATCTGGAAAACCATTCTATTTGGCCGGGATTTACAATAAATTGGAGGATGGATTTATAACCTGCTCCGTCCTTGTTGGCAAAGCGAGCAGATTTATCGAGAAAATCCAAAACCTAACGGATTGTATGCCACTACTAATTTCTAGTACCGAAAGGTCTGATTGGCTTTCTGAAGAAACTTCTTTAAACCGATTGAAAGAATTATTGAATAGTGATGAAGATGACCTATTTCATGCGCATCCGATAGCCAAGGAATTTTTCAATAATGATATATCTTACGATAGTATGCTCTTACCGTATGAATATGTAAAATCCAATTTTAAGTAG